A window from Roseburia sp. 499 encodes these proteins:
- a CDS encoding pilus assembly FimT family protein, whose protein sequence is MRNNKGFSFAEAIAVIAILAVLAAGVVVGIGSLGGWRVTNCASDINSSMKNTRVNAMSKSSAYMQIRCDSNGDYFLMESGKQEEKVASGSISITYETNNGVTVDITDGSPLILSYSRSSGAFMPIITNVRDDGTFTFMTDAGGAYCYCSKIVITNGAKTKTITLVKDTGKHTLE, encoded by the coding sequence ATGCGGAACAACAAAGGATTTTCTTTTGCAGAAGCAATTGCGGTAATTGCCATTTTGGCAGTGCTGGCAGCGGGAGTTGTTGTTGGAATCGGTTCGCTGGGAGGATGGCGAGTGACGAATTGTGCCTCTGATATTAACAGCTCAATGAAGAATACAAGAGTAAATGCTATGAGCAAGTCCAGTGCATATATGCAGATTCGGTGTGACAGCAATGGAGATTATTTTCTGATGGAGAGTGGAAAGCAAGAAGAAAAGGTGGCATCAGGAAGTATAAGCATTACTTATGAAACAAATAATGGGGTCACTGTTGATATTACGGATGGGAGCCCGCTTATATTGTCTTATAGTAGAAGTTCTGGTGCTTTTATGCCTATCATAACCAATGTTAGGGATGATGGAACATTTACTTTTATGACAGATGCAGGTGGTGCATATTGCTATTGCAGTAAAATTGTCATAACAAATGGAGCAAAGACGAAAACAATCACACTGGTAAAAGATACCGGAAAACATACGCTGGAGTAA